Below is a genomic region from Pedosphaera parvula Ellin514.
AGTTGGCCAAGGGTTTGTGCTCCTGAATCCAGGTTCATCGACCAATTGGACTCGTGGTTTCACTGTTCAATAAATTATTAAAACCTACTTAAAACCTACAATCAAAAAACAAAAAACATGAAAAAACTTATTCTCAGTGCAGTCTTGGGTGCCGGAGTTCTGGCTTCGGCGGTAAGCTCCTATGCCCAAGGCACGGTGAACTTCAATAACACTGGGTTCAACATTACCACCAACAATTTGGCTGGTACTAGTGGTGTAATGTCGGGTTCAAAAGCTTACACCTTCGGCCTTTATCTGGCTGCGGATGCAGGTTCTCTGAGTGCCGTCACTACTCCAGTGATGTTGTTTTCCAATGCTCCCATTGCGGGCGTTATTTCGCTCTCAACCGTTACGTTGCCAAGTGGTTTTGCCGCAGGCAGCACATACGCCTTTGAAGTCAAAGGCTGGTCCTCTACCGGCGGTTATGGTAGCTATGACGCAGCCTTTAATGGCAATCCGAATGGATACTTCGGTATCTCCTCAATCGGAACTGTAACGCTGGGTGGTGGTGCAACCCCTGCGGGAGTCATCTGGGGTAATAACGCTGGTCAAGTTCAAGGCTTTACCTTGACGCCAGTTCCTGAGCCTTCCACAATCGCTCTTGCCGGCCTTGGCGCAGCTTCGCTGTTGCTGTTCCGCCGCCGCAAGTAATTGATTAGTGTATTTTTCAAGCCGCCCGAAAGGGCGGCTTTTTTTGTGTACATTTTTACAGGAAGCCGCGCGAGGAATTTTCATTGTGCTGATGCCTGGTCATTTTCCATGGAAGGGACTCTGTAAGATTACGCTTGAAGTCAATCTCTGTATTTGTATTATCTGCTGTATAGATAGGAGCTTAAAAACCAATTTTCAAAAAATGAAAAAAATCCTAAGCACCATTTTGGTTGCCGGATACCTAGCCATGGCTGCGGCTGCGCACGCTCAAGGCACGATAAACTTCAATAACACCGGGTTCAATATTACCACCAACAATTGGTCTGGTACTTCAGGTCTGATGAGTGGTAAGGGTAATTATATTTTCGGCCTTTATCTGGCTGCGGATGCAGGTTCTCTGAGTGTCGTCACTACTCCAGTAATGTTGTTCACCAATTCTCCAATTGCGGGCGTTATTTCGCTCTCAACCTATGCGTTGCCAACTGGTTTTGCCTTGGGCAGCACATACGCCTTTGAAGTCAAAGGCTGGTCTGCTACCGGCGGTTATGGCAGCTATGAAGCAGCCATGAATGGCAATTCGACTGGATACTTCGGTATGTCCTCAATCGGAAGTGTAACGCTGGGCGGTGGTGCAACCCCTGCGGGAGTCATCTGGGGTAGTGGTCCTGGTCAAGTTCAAGGCTTTGTCATCGGTGTTCCTGAACCTTCCACGATCGCGCTTGCCAGTCTCGGCGGAGCCGCTCTTTTGCTGTTCCGCCGTCGCAGCAAGTGATCATGAGAGGCGGCGGTTTTCAGGCTTAGGGAGTTGCATCCTAATTATGTCCAGGAAAACGGTGAGGCGATAAACAAGGAAACTCTCGGGATGAATATGTCCCAGTTCAGCCTCGCGCTATTTAGCTAATGAACCATGATCCGCTTTAGCATCCAACTGTTGCAGCAGGCGAGCGGCTGTATCATGAACTTCCTGGTTCGGCTCAGCCAAACTTGCGGCCAGCATTTCCCTGGCTTCCTGGTAATCCAAAATACGGGTTAAACATATCATCGCGACGCGGCGCGTTCCCAGACGGGAATCCAGCTGACATTCCTTCAGTGTTGGGATTGCAGGCCGGGCCTCGGCACCGAACGCGCTCAAGGCGAACATACTGGCTTGCACCCTCGAGGGAGAGGCGAGGGGAGCAGAGCGAAAGCGTTTAATGTTTTCCACGAGTGCAGGCACGGAAATTCCGGCGTCCGTGTGAAGTTGGCCAAACGCTCGGGTGCAAGCCAAACTTACCCATTCATTGGTGGAAGACAGGCCCTGACAAAGCGCCGGAATGGAGGCATGAGCATTCGTGCTACAGGAGGCCAGCAACGCGGTAACCTCAATCTCTCCTCTTGTGTTGCCATTCTCCATTGCTTCAATCCACTGTGCTGCAGATTCCCCGCGTATTTGTTGTAGCGCTGTCCTGGCTTCCGCACACCTGGCATCTTTGTGTCTGGCTGCCCATTCAAGAGCGGGAATGGCACTGCCGGCCAGCGGACCCAATTGTCCCAAGGTCACAATGGCCTGCTGACGGTCCGCGCTTTGAAGCAAGGGGGGAAACCATTTATACAGGAAAGGATGCTTTATTCCATATCGGTCTCTCGCCTTTTGCCTGAACCAGGATTCATCGGGTTTCACGATGTTAGCCAGATAGGATACGGCTGATTCGTGCATGGCTTTTATCGCATCCAGGGCTTCAGCGCGTTCCGTTTCACTTCCTGACTGGTCATGCAATTGATGCATCCAGGTAGTTAGCAGTCGACCGCGAAATTCCGGCTCGCCTTGCGTATGTTTCCACCAGAAAAAACAGGCCACGCCTATTGCGAGGAACAATGGCAAGCTGAACCTTTTGAAAAAGCGTATCATAGCGCGGATTTCACCTGTTAAAAATCAGCATTTAATCTATATCGAATAGGAAATTAATGCCAAAATTTATTTCTGGAAGCGGATGTTCCTATTCCGTGTATTGACAGATGAAAAGAGTCAGATAGCATCTTAGGAGAATTGCCGGTCAGGCGCGTTCGTCTATCAGTTAGGACACGGCCCTCTCAAGGCTGAAAGACGGGTGCGATTCCCGTACGCGCTACCAATTTTATTAAATGCGGCCTTTTCAAATTATTTTTAACCCCACGAGTGCTGGCGAACTGGCCCGCATGCCGAAGGAACTTCAGTTGCACATTTTGGGTGAATTTCGCGGTCTTCCCCAGCAGGTGATGAATACGGACTTGGATGCCTTCGGAAAGCTCGAACGCGCCGGCCGCACGCTGCATCGCTTCAGGGTGGGGGATTACCGGGTTTATTTTGAAAAGCACGACCTTGGGTTGGTGGTTTATCGAATCCTTAGCCGGCATACCTTGAAGGATTTTTACTTTCGCTCCGGGTTGAAGCTGGATGAGGATGAAGCGCTCCAACAGAATCCGAAGTTCTGGGAACTGATTGAAGCGGCACGTTCTGCTTCTGCTAAAACCGCTGAGTGACTTAATCTGCCGAAAATTTTGGAGAGCGAGGTCTCCGGCTGGATCAGGGCCCTATATCTTCCCCAAGTTCTACGTTCCAATAGGCCAGGTCGAGGAAATGCTTCCAACTATCGTGATGGTTCAGGCCCAGATTAACCTGCACGAAAGGCCGCCATTTCGGGCGTTTCGGCTTGCGAATTAAGTGCATGCCTGCTTCATAGGGTGTATGATTGGCCTTGCGAGTATTACAAGGAATGCAAGAGCAGACGATGTTCTCCCAGGTTGTTGGTCCGCCACGATCCCGCGGAATCACGTGATCAAGATTCAGGTCTTTTCGATCAAACACCGTTCCGCAGTATTGGCAGGTATTATTATCGCGTTCGAAGATATTGTGCCGGGTAAACTTCACTTCCTTCTTCGGTAAACGGTCGAACATGACCAAAAGAATCACTCGCGGGACACGGATCTTGAAAGAAATGGTGTGGATGCTTTCGGGATGCGGTTGTTGCTCTGAAAAATCCTGCCACTGGCTGAAGTTGAACGTTTGGAAAGAACCGTCCTGGCCATCGAGAACAACGTGAGCGTGCCCTTCGAATAATAAAGTCAGGGCCCGCCGCGCAGTGCAGATGTTCACCGCCTGCCAGAGGCGATTCAGCACCAGCACATGTTGGTTTAGAAAAGAATTCATAACCGAGTGCGTCCGGCGGCAAAATTAACATATTGTGTTTGTTCGTGTCAATGGCCACTGAAGAACACATCTAATGGTAGAGGACTTTCTGAGTCAACGGGTGCCTATACCGAATCCCAAAATTAATTTCCGGAATGGGGAAAAGAACCGGAAGGAAAGCAGGCAATAAGCCTGATGAAAGTGAGGACTGAAAAGCCATGGTCTTGGGGGTGAAGAAATTCACTAATCATTGGCTGCAGGGTGCTTTTGATTTGAGGCGGCGTTGTCGGCCTGGTCGCTATCTATGGATAGCGCCTGCGGCCTCCGCCTTGCCTCAAACCAAAATCCCTCCTGCCATTCGGAAATTTCTTTCGGCATTCGGTATATGCAGACAGGATCGAGCTTCTGGAGCGGGGACGAGCGACGTGTTTTAACAAGTATCAAATCAAAGTTATTTAAACAGAGAGGGTTGTAATTTCTTTGAAACTTCCCGAAAAGAAACTAGAAAAAGTGTTGCAATTTTTTAGCTTTTGTGGTGATATAGCAGCGTTCCAAATGGGAGACGTTCCAGGCGAGCCGCTTTAAAAATTCTTACCCAGGGATCGCCTTTTTAAGCAAACCTAACCTGATCTAACTTGCATCGTCATTACACTCGCTATTCGCATTGGATACAATGGGAATTTAGCCAGAGGTAACAACCGGTCTTGGTTAATTATTGGGTATGAAAAGGATACTATTTCTGATTTTTGGGCTCATCACGTACGTCGTGGGCGCGTTTGGGCAGGGGACAATCTATTTTGCCAACACCCCTCAATTTCCTGTCTACACGAACAACGGCATAAGCACTTATGGCAATGCTCCCCAGAACAATTTCCATGTAGCTTTGTATTGGGGAATACTCGGTTCCACCGAAGCTCAACTCGTCCAGATTGGACCTGCTGTGGGCGGAGTGGCGGACGGTGTTTTCAACGGCGGCGTTTACACCACACCCAACGGGACCGCGCCCGGAGCCAATGCTATGTTTGAGGTGAGGGGGTGGACTGGCAATTACACTACTTATGAAGCTGCACTGGCTGCTGCTCCGAACAATCTCTCCGTGGAGATCGATACTTCAGGAGCCTGGATAAATCCTACCGGACCCAACGCTGGCGCCCCCGCCGCCATGCTCTTCGGCCCGACTGGATTTAAGCGCTTATTTTTGTCATCTGTTCCGGAACCTTCAACGATCGCCCTGGCAGGAATGGGTGGGACTATGATACTCATCATGCTCCGGCGTCGGAAAAAGTAAGTGTTGCGAAATTCATTTCACATTTGCTTCAGTCTCTCACTTCTGCCGTCAACGGGGAAGTGGAGGCTGCTCTTTTGCTTTTGCTACCGGTCTACTTAACCTTTCAATGGGCAGATGTTGGGATTGCAAAGTGCCGCCTGACCTGACTAATATAAACTAATGAAACGTTTCTTCACCTTCGTGGTTTTAGCCTCGCTATCGCTTGCTCCGGGAGCATGGGCTGAAGGGGCAGATGATCAATACATCGCTATTTATAATTTAATTCAGCAGGCAGACGCGTTGAATGAAAAAGGTCAGGCGGGCGCCGCCATGGCCAAGTATCTCGATGCTCAGGCTGCACTGAAGAGGTTCCAGGCCGGAAATCCGAGTTGGAACAGCCAAGTGGTGAACTATCGCCTTAATTACCTCGGCAGCCGGATTTCCCAAATTTCTTTAAAGACCCAGGCCCAGGCGGCGGCAACGAATGCTCCCGTTCCTGTGAATGCCGCCACCAATGCTCCGACCGAAACCCCGGCCACTACCAACGAACCAACAACTCCTGCACCTGTGGCCGTCCCCAGCGAACCCGTTGCGCCGGTTCCAGCAACCACGAATGCAACGCCGCCTTCGGCTTCAATTGAACTGAACTCCCAGATCAAGGCGATGGAGACGCAGATTCAGCAGTTGCAGGCTGACAAATCCTCGCTCGAAGCCAAGCTGAAAGAGGCTTTGAGCGCCCAACCGGCTTCGATTGATCCCCGTGAACTTGCCAAGGCAGAACAACACATCAACGAACTTCAGAAGGAAAATGATCTGCTCAAAGTGACCTTCGCCCAGGTTAAGACCAATGCGAGTCAGGTCGATGCCGCTGCTTTGGAGCAAGCCCGCAAAGATCTGGCCGAAGCGAATGTCAAAGTAAATGCTTTGATTGAGGCTAATAAATCTTTGACCACCGAAAAGCAGGCTCTCCAGGTCAAAGTTAAGGTCGCTCCTGCAAAGGATGAGAATAGTGACGCTCTGCGTAGTGAAAATGAAATTCTTAAAAATGAACTGGCTGATCTCAAGGGCAAGCATGGAACCCTGGCCAAAGGTGACGACTTGAGCCGCCAATTACTCCAAGCTCAGGCCCAGGTTGCTGCCTTACAGTCAGACAAGGAAATCCTTCGCCTCGAAAAAATTGCCCTCGAGAGCCGTCTAAAACAAGTTACTGCGAGTCAGCCTGCGGTTGCCGCCGCCCCAGCCCTCGACGCTGCCACTGTTGAAAAGATCAAGATGTTGGAAGCTCAACGCGACGAGCTGCAGAAGAGCCTCGACGTCGCAACAAAGGAACTCAACGGTCGGAAGAAGGGCAAGGAAACTTCCGCTCGCATTGTAAGCATGACCAAAGAGTTGGCCACGCTTCGTGCTCGCGTCGATACCCTCGAAGCACATCAAATTCCCTATACTACTGAGGAACTTGCTCTCTTTAATAATCCCGATTCCAAACTGTCCACCGCGGACACAACTCCGGCGAAAAAACCTCGCAAACAGTTGTCCGCTGAATCCGGCAAACTGGTGGCTGAAGCTCAAAGTCTCTTCGTCAAACACCAGTATGACAGGGCAGAGGAAAATTATTTGAAGGTTCTCAAGGAAGATGACAAAAACGTTTTTACCCTGGGCAACCTGGCCATGATTCAAGCGGAGCGCGGGCAGTTTGATGAGGCAGAGAAAAATCTAAAGCAGGCTTTGAGCGTTGATTCCAATGATGCTTATTGTCTCTCCATCCTCGGACGCGTCAAGTTTCAGGAAGAGAAATACGACGAGGCATTGGATGCTCTAAGTCGCGCGGCTCAGTTGGATCCTCAAAACGCCGAAACCCAGAATTACCTTGGCATTACCCTCAGTCATAAAGGCCTTCGTGGGCCGGCTGAAACGGCTTTGCGCAAAGCCATCCAGCTCGATCCCGGGTACGGCAGCGCACACAACAATCTCGCTGTGGTTTACGTCACTCAAAAGCCGCCGTTGACGGAACTTGCCCGCTGGCATTACCAAAAAGCTTTGGCAGCTGGACACCCAAAAAACTCTGATTTGGAAAAGCTGCTTGAAGTCACCAAAACTGCTCAGAATAATCCTTGAACAAAGTCTTGGTAAAACGAGTCTTTGATTGAGGAAACAATGCTGCATCAGGCGTCTTACGAATTTTCAGTGGCTACTCGTGGCCGTGGTTTTTATGAGATCACCAGGCAAGTCTCCGCCTGGATAGGTGACTGTGCTGTCCAACAAGGGCTAATAACGCTACATCTGCGTCACACCTCCGCTTCACTCCTCATTCAGGAAAACGCCGACCCGGAAGTTCGTCGCGACCTGGAGCGTTTTTTCTCACGATTGGTGCCGGATGGCGATGCGCTTTTCCAACACACTGCTGAAGGGGAGGACGACATGCCTGCGCATGTGCGGACTGCGCTCACTGCCGTCAACCTTAGTATTCCCATCATGGACAGCCGCCTGGTTTTGGGCACCTGGCAGGGAATCTATGTTTGGGAACATCGCGTCGAACCACATTCCCGGCGCGTGGCCGCACATATCCTGGGTGAATAGACTAGCCAACTTGCACAACCAATGGCACTTTCCCCGTTAGTTTATTAAATATTTACAATGCAAAAACCGAATCTAACTAAAACCCTCCTGCGCGCGGGCTCTCTGTTAAGCGCTGCATTTTTTCTTTTAAGTGCTTCGCGCGCAGAGGATGTTACCAACCGCTTCGGCTTTACCGGACCGGAGATTTTCCCGATCGATCCTCAAATATCCCTTCTGCGATCCGCTGATCTCGACGGAGATGGCCTGAATGACCTTGTGCTCGTTAATAACGCCAGGTCTAAAATCAATTTATTATACAACCAGACCGGCCAGACCAACCGGGTGAAGAAGGCCTCGGCGCGAGACATCAAACAGGAGTTGAACGAACTCCCACCTGATGCCCGTTTTCGCATCGAGTCAATTGCCTCGGAAAAGCGTATTTCGGCACTCGTGGTAGCTGATTTAAATGGTGACGGTAAACCCGACATTGCCTACTACGGCGAGCCAAAGGAACTCGTGGTAATTTACAATCAGGGCACAAATGGCTGGAGCGCGCCCAAACGTTGGGCAATTGATGACGGTCAGCTCACAGGAAACGCTCTGGTTTCCGGTGACTTGAATGGGGACCACCTTACGGACCTGGTATTGCTTGGCGAAACGCAGGTGTATGTTTTAAGCCAAAAGAAAGACCATACCCTGGGCGAGCCCGAAAAAATTCCGTACTCAGGCTCAGTCAAAGCTGTGCAAGTGCTGGATATTGATGGGGATGGACGTAACGACCTTATGCTGGTCAACTGGGAGAGTCCTAATCCATTCCGTTTCCGACTGCAAAATGACTCCGGCCAGTTGGGACCTGAAATTTATTTTGCAGTGCCTCCGATCCGTTCCTATACAACGGACAATCTGGAGGGAAATGAAAAGAATCAAATTATTACGATCGCCCAGAACTCTGGACGCGCCCAGGTTTCTGAATTCACACGGAAAGCGGCGGAGGAACTTTCCGGTGTATTCAAGAAGGGCCAGTTTCAAGTCATGCCCTTAAACAAGAGCGATAAGGCCCGACGCGGCATGCTCTGGGCCGATGTCAACGGTGACAAGTTGCCCGACTTGCTGGTGGCAGAACCTGAGAGCGGACAGGTCTCGATCTACCTTCAAAAACCTGACGGCACATTGGAAGCTCCTAAAACTTTCTCTACGCTCACCGGGGTCAGTGATCTGGCCGTGGGGGATTGGAACGGGGATGGCAAGCCTGACATTTTCCTTTTGAGTGGTGATGAACGTCAACTTGGCGTGGCCCAAATGGATGAGAAGGGTGGATTGCCTTTCCCAACCCGCATTCCTTTGGATGGCAAACCTCTAGCCATGGCAGTCGGCAAACTGAAGGCAGATGGCAAGCCAGTGCTGGCAGTCATCGTGGATCAGGATGGAAAACGTTCCCTGGTGACTCGCACTGCTGATGGTAAGAGCAAAACTCAGAAGTTGAATGAGAATTTCAAATCGAATCCGACTTCCATTGCTTTTCAGGACGTGAACCAAGATGGGTTGGCCGATCTGGTTGTGCTGATTCCTTATGAGAAGATCAAAGTTCTGCTTCAAGTGACGGGCAAGGATTTCGATGAGCAGGATGTCGCGCCGCCCGGCGGCAGTGTCGAAGAGCCTTGGATGAGTTCGGTGGATGTCGATGGTGATGGAAAACCTGAATTGCTCCTGGCTCAAAAGAATTTTCTGCGGGCCGTGGTGCTCAAGCAGGAAGCTGCAGCTCAAAATTCCACAAATCGCGCTGGCTGGGTGTTCAGCGTTAAGGAACAGATTAACGGCGCGGGAAGTAACTCACGACTCGTGGGTGTCGCTGCCCTACCGAATGGGACTAATGCCGTCAATTCGCTGTTTTTGTTGGATGCTGAGCGAAAGGTTCTGACACTTTCCGAGCGTGACAAAGCGGGTGTCTGGCAGGTCGTCCGCAACATATCCTTGCCCTTTACCTCCTTCACCAGTCTTCAATCGATTGCGCTGGGAAGCTCCAACCTGAACAGCGTTGCATTCCTTGGAAAGGATGCGGTGGGTTGGATGCCTCTTGAAGGTAAAGTTTGGGAATTTACGGAGTTGGACAGCTATGAAACTCCAATCAAAGACGGCCATTTGAACGACATGGTCACGGGTGACTTGGACAACGATGGTCGAAAAGACGTCGTCTTTCTGGAAACCGCCAGAAACTACCTCGACGTGGTTACTTTCGACGCCAATCGGAAACTGGTTCCAGCCAACCGTTGGCAGGTCTTTGAAGAACGCACCTTCCGTGGACGCCGTGGCGACCTGCCCGAACCTCGCGAAGGTCTCATCATTGACGTAACCGGCGATGGCAAGAATGACCTCGTCATCATGGTTCACGACCGCCTTCTGGTTTATCCGCAGGAATAAAATTTCCAGCAGTAAGCTGGATCGAAAATTCAAGGCCAGTCTCGAAAGAGGTTGGCCTTTTTGTTTGACGATGCGGCGATAATGTCTCAGCTTTTACGTCAATTTATGCCGTTAATTCCAAGGTCGGGGAGGGATTGGGTTCGCAGTCTGGCTCACGCGCTTTTTGCCGGTTGCCTCATTGTGTGTCTGGTAATCTTTTGGGTCGGCAGCACTCAAAGCCGAGTCTTGCGTTATGCGGGTTATTCAATCGGACCCTTTCTTATGTCCTTGGCGTTGGGACTGGGACTCATTTGCCTTGCCCCAAGTCTGGATAAGCGTTTTCGCAAATGCGGCGCAGCCGTTGCTGTTTTTTCGTTTCTGGTCGGCTTTTTGACAATACCGGCGCTGGCGGAATAGGTGGTGTAACGGCGCCTCAATCAATTCGGTGATGCCAGGATATGTAATTCGGCCGCAGAAATTTTGCAAATTTACCCAGATTGGTTAGGACTACTTTATGATCTATTCGACACCATTTGCAGAGCGGACCTTGGACCTGGTAAAGCAGAGTGGAGAACGCCTTACTTTGACCGTGCAGTTTGGTCCGATTTATAAAAAGGACCGCGATTTCAGATGTAAGATTGCGTTTATAGGGTGGGGCGAATCTCCTCCTGATATCTGGGGTGCGGATTCGCTTCAGGCTCTCATATCGGCGATCACA
It encodes:
- a CDS encoding secondary thiamine-phosphate synthase enzyme YjbQ, translating into MLHQASYEFSVATRGRGFYEITRQVSAWIGDCAVQQGLITLHLRHTSASLLIQENADPEVRRDLERFFSRLVPDGDALFQHTAEGEDDMPAHVRTALTAVNLSIPIMDSRLVLGTWQGIYVWEHRVEPHSRRVAAHILGE
- a CDS encoding DUF6968 family protein, with the translated sequence MIYSTPFAERTLDLVKQSGERLTLTVQFGPIYKKDRDFRCKIAFIGWGESPPDIWGADSLQALISAITLVHSMLHEFVVRGGRVLYPGTEIDFDLEGFLTSPEYPRSAQDVS
- a CDS encoding PEP-CTERM sorting domain-containing protein is translated as MKKLILSAVLGAGVLASAVSSYAQGTVNFNNTGFNITTNNLAGTSGVMSGSKAYTFGLYLAADAGSLSAVTTPVMLFSNAPIAGVISLSTVTLPSGFAAGSTYAFEVKGWSSTGGYGSYDAAFNGNPNGYFGISSIGTVTLGGGATPAGVIWGNNAGQVQGFTLTPVPEPSTIALAGLGAASLLLFRRRK
- a CDS encoding PEP-CTERM sorting domain-containing protein, with the protein product MKRILFLIFGLITYVVGAFGQGTIYFANTPQFPVYTNNGISTYGNAPQNNFHVALYWGILGSTEAQLVQIGPAVGGVADGVFNGGVYTTPNGTAPGANAMFEVRGWTGNYTTYEAALAAAPNNLSVEIDTSGAWINPTGPNAGAPAAMLFGPTGFKRLFLSSVPEPSTIALAGMGGTMILIMLRRRKK
- a CDS encoding HNH endonuclease, which produces MNSFLNQHVLVLNRLWQAVNICTARRALTLLFEGHAHVVLDGQDGSFQTFNFSQWQDFSEQQPHPESIHTISFKIRVPRVILLVMFDRLPKKEVKFTRHNIFERDNNTCQYCGTVFDRKDLNLDHVIPRDRGGPTTWENIVCSCIPCNTRKANHTPYEAGMHLIRKPKRPKWRPFVQVNLGLNHHDSWKHFLDLAYWNVELGEDIGP
- a CDS encoding FG-GAP repeat domain-containing protein, with the translated sequence MQKPNLTKTLLRAGSLLSAAFFLLSASRAEDVTNRFGFTGPEIFPIDPQISLLRSADLDGDGLNDLVLVNNARSKINLLYNQTGQTNRVKKASARDIKQELNELPPDARFRIESIASEKRISALVVADLNGDGKPDIAYYGEPKELVVIYNQGTNGWSAPKRWAIDDGQLTGNALVSGDLNGDHLTDLVLLGETQVYVLSQKKDHTLGEPEKIPYSGSVKAVQVLDIDGDGRNDLMLVNWESPNPFRFRLQNDSGQLGPEIYFAVPPIRSYTTDNLEGNEKNQIITIAQNSGRAQVSEFTRKAAEELSGVFKKGQFQVMPLNKSDKARRGMLWADVNGDKLPDLLVAEPESGQVSIYLQKPDGTLEAPKTFSTLTGVSDLAVGDWNGDGKPDIFLLSGDERQLGVAQMDEKGGLPFPTRIPLDGKPLAMAVGKLKADGKPVLAVIVDQDGKRSLVTRTADGKSKTQKLNENFKSNPTSIAFQDVNQDGLADLVVLIPYEKIKVLLQVTGKDFDEQDVAPPGGSVEEPWMSSVDVDGDGKPELLLAQKNFLRAVVLKQEAAAQNSTNRAGWVFSVKEQINGAGSNSRLVGVAALPNGTNAVNSLFLLDAERKVLTLSERDKAGVWQVVRNISLPFTSFTSLQSIALGSSNLNSVAFLGKDAVGWMPLEGKVWEFTELDSYETPIKDGHLNDMVTGDLDNDGRKDVVFLETARNYLDVVTFDANRKLVPANRWQVFEERTFRGRRGDLPEPREGLIIDVTGDGKNDLVIMVHDRLLVYPQE
- a CDS encoding HEAT repeat domain-containing protein, with amino-acid sequence MIRFFKRFSLPLFLAIGVACFFWWKHTQGEPEFRGRLLTTWMHQLHDQSGSETERAEALDAIKAMHESAVSYLANIVKPDESWFRQKARDRYGIKHPFLYKWFPPLLQSADRQQAIVTLGQLGPLAGSAIPALEWAARHKDARCAEARTALQQIRGESAAQWIEAMENGNTRGEIEVTALLASCSTNAHASIPALCQGLSSTNEWVSLACTRAFGQLHTDAGISVPALVENIKRFRSAPLASPSRVQASMFALSAFGAEARPAIPTLKECQLDSRLGTRRVAMICLTRILDYQEAREMLAASLAEPNQEVHDTAARLLQQLDAKADHGSLAK
- a CDS encoding tetratricopeptide repeat protein, whose product is MKRFFTFVVLASLSLAPGAWAEGADDQYIAIYNLIQQADALNEKGQAGAAMAKYLDAQAALKRFQAGNPSWNSQVVNYRLNYLGSRISQISLKTQAQAAATNAPVPVNAATNAPTETPATTNEPTTPAPVAVPSEPVAPVPATTNATPPSASIELNSQIKAMETQIQQLQADKSSLEAKLKEALSAQPASIDPRELAKAEQHINELQKENDLLKVTFAQVKTNASQVDAAALEQARKDLAEANVKVNALIEANKSLTTEKQALQVKVKVAPAKDENSDALRSENEILKNELADLKGKHGTLAKGDDLSRQLLQAQAQVAALQSDKEILRLEKIALESRLKQVTASQPAVAAAPALDAATVEKIKMLEAQRDELQKSLDVATKELNGRKKGKETSARIVSMTKELATLRARVDTLEAHQIPYTTEELALFNNPDSKLSTADTTPAKKPRKQLSAESGKLVAEAQSLFVKHQYDRAEENYLKVLKEDDKNVFTLGNLAMIQAERGQFDEAEKNLKQALSVDSNDAYCLSILGRVKFQEEKYDEALDALSRAAQLDPQNAETQNYLGITLSHKGLRGPAETALRKAIQLDPGYGSAHNNLAVVYVTQKPPLTELARWHYQKALAAGHPKNSDLEKLLEVTKTAQNNP
- a CDS encoding PEP-CTERM sorting domain-containing protein, producing the protein MKKILSTILVAGYLAMAAAAHAQGTINFNNTGFNITTNNWSGTSGLMSGKGNYIFGLYLAADAGSLSVVTTPVMLFTNSPIAGVISLSTYALPTGFALGSTYAFEVKGWSATGGYGSYEAAMNGNSTGYFGMSSIGSVTLGGGATPAGVIWGSGPGQVQGFVIGVPEPSTIALASLGGAALLLFRRRSK
- a CDS encoding type II toxin-antitoxin system RelE family toxin, which produces MRPFQIIFNPTSAGELARMPKELQLHILGEFRGLPQQVMNTDLDAFGKLERAGRTLHRFRVGDYRVYFEKHDLGLVVYRILSRHTLKDFYFRSGLKLDEDEALQQNPKFWELIEAARSASAKTAE